Proteins from a genomic interval of Thunnus thynnus chromosome 5, fThuThy2.1, whole genome shotgun sequence:
- the mapk12a gene encoding mitogen-activated protein kinase 12, protein MSRRVRPGYCRQEINKTSWEVPERYRDLKQVGTGAYGTVCSAVDSRTGTKVAIKKLYRPFQSELFAKRAYRELRLLKHMKHENVIGLLDVFTADLSLDRFHDFYLVMPFMGTDLGKLMKLQRLSEEKIQYLVYQMLKGLKYIHSAGIIHRDLKPGNLAINQDCELKILDFGLARQADSEMTGYVVTRWYRAPEVILSWMHYTQTVDIWSVGCIMAEMLQGKPLFKGSDHLDQLTEIMKITGTPTQEFVSKLESEDAKGYIKSLPKVEKKDLQKVFSTTNQQAVSVLERMLLLDPDNRVAASDALSLPYFSEFREPEEETEAQLYDHSLDNTDLPLDQWKRHTFTEILTFKPVVPESKETSL, encoded by the exons ATGTCTAGACGCGTCAGACCCGGCTATTGCCGCCAAGAAATCAACAAAACCTCATGGGAAGTACCGGAGCGGTACCGGGATCTGAAGCAGGTGGGGACCGGAGCGTACGGGACGGTCTG CTCAGCAGTGGACTCCAGAACAGGAACCAAAGTGGCTATCAAGAAGCTGTACCGGCCTTTCCAGTCCGAGCTCTTTGCCAAGCGGGCATACAGGGAGCTGAGGCTTCtcaaacacatgaaacatgaaaat GTGATCGGTCTATtagatgtgtttacagctgaCCTGTCTCTGGACAGATTCCATGATTT TTATCTGGTGATGCCGTTCATGGGGACAGATCTGGGGAAGCTGATGAAGCTGCAGAGGCTGTCTGAAGAAAAAATTCAGTATTTGGTTTATCAGATGCTCAAAGGGCTTAAG tatattcattcTGCTGGTATAATTCACAGG GATCTCAAACCAGGAAATCTCGCCATTAACCAAGACTGTGAGCTCAAG ATCTTGGACTTTGGTTTGGCGCGGCAGGCAGACAGTGAGATGACAGGGTACGTGGTGACTCGCTGGTACAGAGCCCCAGAGGTCATCCTGAGCTGGATGCACTACACTCAGACCG TGGATATTTGGTCTGTGGGCTGCATCATGGCGGAGATGCTGCAAGGGAAACCTCTCTTCAAAGGCAGCGACC ACCTTGATCAGCTGACCGAGATCATGAAGATCACAGGAACACCAACTCAGGAATTTGTATCAAAACTAGAATCTGAGGAT GCCAAAGGCTATATCAAAAGTCTTCCAAAAGTGGAAAAGAAAGACCTACAGAAGGTGTTTTCCACAACCAACCAACAAG CCGTGTCTGTACTGGAGCGCATGTTATTGCTGGATCCGGATAACAGGGTAGCTGCTTCAGATGCTCTTTCACTGCCTTACTTCTCAGAGTTCAGAGAACCAGAGGAGGAGACGGAAGCACAGCTGTACGACCACTCGCTAGACAACACAGACCTGCCCCTGGACCAGTGGAAAC GTCACACCTTCACAGAGATCTTAACCTTCAAGCCTGTTGTGCCAGAATCTAAGGAAACCTCTCTGTAA